A single region of the Phycisphaerae bacterium RAS1 genome encodes:
- the gmd gene encoding GDP-mannose 4,6-dehydratase, translated as MPKRAFITGVTGQDGSYLAELLLSKGYEVFGMIRRSSSFNTDRIEHLYRDPHDPQRRLKLEFGDLADGGALSRLLNEIEPDEVYNLGAQSHVRVSFDQPVYTVDVDALGTLRVLEAVRQMKRPARLYQASSSEMYGAVPPPQNEQTPFHPRSPYGCAKVYAYWQTVNYREAYGLFACNGVLFNHESPRRGETFVTRKITRAATRIKLGLQDKLYLGNLNARRDWGFAGDYVDAMWRMLQQDTPEDYVIATGETYSVQQFADEVFNHLNLDSREFIEIDPRYFRPAEVDVLLGDSTKARRQLGWTPKVAFKELARMMTEHDLLLAKEERILAEAKNAPLRQIR; from the coding sequence ATGCCCAAGCGCGCCTTCATCACCGGTGTCACCGGCCAGGACGGCTCCTACCTCGCCGAGCTGCTGCTCTCCAAGGGCTACGAAGTCTTCGGCATGATTCGCCGCTCGTCCTCCTTCAACACCGACCGCATCGAGCACCTTTACCGCGACCCGCACGACCCGCAGCGCCGGCTCAAGCTCGAATTCGGCGACCTGGCCGACGGCGGGGCGCTCTCGCGCCTGCTGAATGAGATCGAGCCGGACGAGGTCTACAACCTCGGCGCCCAGAGCCACGTCCGCGTCAGCTTCGACCAGCCGGTTTACACCGTCGACGTCGACGCGCTGGGCACGCTGCGCGTGCTTGAAGCCGTGCGACAGATGAAACGCCCGGCCCGCCTCTACCAGGCCTCGTCCAGTGAAATGTATGGCGCCGTCCCGCCACCGCAGAACGAGCAGACGCCCTTCCACCCGCGCTCGCCCTACGGCTGCGCCAAGGTCTACGCCTACTGGCAGACGGTGAACTACCGCGAGGCGTACGGGCTGTTCGCCTGCAACGGCGTGCTGTTCAATCACGAGTCGCCCCGCCGCGGCGAGACGTTCGTCACGCGGAAAATCACGCGGGCGGCGACGCGGATCAAGCTCGGGTTGCAGGACAAGCTCTACCTCGGCAATCTGAACGCGCGGCGCGACTGGGGTTTTGCCGGCGACTACGTCGATGCGATGTGGCGCATGCTGCAGCAGGACACGCCGGAAGATTATGTCATCGCGACCGGCGAGACCTATAGCGTGCAGCAGTTTGCGGACGAGGTTTTCAACCACCTGAACCTCGATTCGCGCGAGTTCATTGAGATCGACCCGCGCTACTTTCGCCCGGCGGAGGTTGACGTGCTGCTGGGCGACTCGACCAAGGCCCGCCGGCAACTCGGATGGACGCCGAAAGTCGCCTTCAAGGAACTCGCGCGGATGATGACGGAGCACGATCTCCTTCTGGCGAAGGAAGAACGGATTCTCGCGGAGGCGAAAAACGCGCCGCTGAGACAGATACGCTAG
- the manC gene encoding Mannose-1-phosphate guanylyltransferase, giving the protein MRHAVIMAGGSGTRLWPLSRRMRPKQLMRLFDGASLLELSRRRLTGIFEPHNIWVITSAAYLDLVAAALPDLPRENLIGEPMGRDTANAIGLAAHVLARRDAGATMAVFTADHLISPQESFAAAIRAGLDAAEKFPTSLITFGVTPDSPHTGYGYVRRGEPTAPHTFRAAEFREKPTRDVAEAYLKSGEYYWNSGMFCWTSAAILAELQRQLPENDRDLAALAADWPRLAGTRECGERFGKLRKISIDYGVMEKAASVMVVEMNCRWLDLGSWTAIAKTRLPDAAGNVVVAPRAVTHESSGTTVVSETDHLVVALGVRDLIIIHSDDATLVCHRDHEQQIKDLAELRRTRFAEQYE; this is encoded by the coding sequence ATGCGTCACGCAGTCATCATGGCCGGCGGCTCGGGTACGCGGCTCTGGCCGCTGTCGCGGCGGATGCGCCCCAAACAGCTCATGCGGCTCTTCGACGGCGCGTCGCTGCTGGAGCTGTCGCGCCGCCGGCTCACGGGCATCTTCGAACCGCACAATATCTGGGTGATCACGTCGGCCGCGTATCTCGATCTCGTCGCCGCGGCGCTGCCTGATCTGCCGCGCGAGAACCTGATCGGCGAGCCGATGGGCCGCGACACGGCCAACGCCATCGGCCTGGCGGCGCACGTGCTGGCGCGGCGCGACGCCGGCGCCACCATGGCCGTTTTCACCGCCGACCATCTCATCAGCCCGCAGGAGTCTTTCGCCGCCGCCATCCGCGCCGGGCTGGACGCGGCCGAGAAATTCCCGACCAGCCTGATCACCTTCGGCGTCACGCCCGACAGCCCGCACACCGGCTATGGCTACGTTCGCCGCGGCGAGCCGACCGCGCCGCACACGTTTCGCGCGGCCGAGTTCAGGGAGAAGCCCACCCGCGACGTGGCCGAGGCGTATCTGAAATCCGGCGAGTACTACTGGAACAGCGGCATGTTCTGCTGGACCTCGGCAGCGATCCTGGCGGAGCTTCAGCGGCAGCTTCCCGAGAACGACCGCGATCTGGCGGCGCTGGCGGCCGACTGGCCGCGCCTCGCCGGCACGCGCGAATGCGGCGAGCGCTTCGGAAAGCTGCGAAAAATATCGATCGACTACGGCGTGATGGAAAAAGCCGCCAGCGTGATGGTGGTCGAAATGAACTGCCGCTGGCTGGATCTCGGCTCGTGGACGGCGATCGCGAAGACGCGCCTACCCGACGCGGCCGGAAACGTCGTCGTGGCGCCCCGGGCCGTCACGCACGAATCGTCGGGGACGACGGTCGTGAGCGAGACAGATCACCTGGTGGTGGCCCTGGGCGTCCGCGATCTGATTATCATTCACAGTGATGACGCCACGCTCGTCTGCCACCGGGACCATGAGCAGCAGATCAAAGACCTGGCCGAGCTTCGCCGCACGCGCTTCGCCGAGCAGTACGAGTAG
- a CDS encoding Curli production assembly/transport component CsgG — protein sequence MMKSPGRSPLPPRALSAILLAALLPFSGCGEGKRRAEVTQFPAWDFQEYPRILVVPIKAADKNARAAAERATGVLVDQLAASGAFEVLSAAERAAILKEQDLSRLEDVADADTAIPAGKIKTAQALVVGQITTWQTDVQQQQQQVPRYARARNGRIVRDARTHQPVVTGYDVYVSVRHVARVAGSLQVIDTATGKVLLSHSVAPIELEDHGRGGPPSQSPQDLALQATLEMATEFAKRVAPQRIAVKLSGKNLFVATEYYEGRYEDTKKLPASLSNFLLVVSNLPRECDRNDFRVEITAVDGRETLFQEQFTWSHSWGVRGRACEVPISVLEASGATAFSAKLYSAGDDAPILKTEFRLEVPKGAKRKSKEEA from the coding sequence ATGATGAAGTCGCCTGGCCGATCCCCGCTGCCGCCGCGCGCCCTGTCGGCCATCCTGCTCGCCGCGCTACTGCCCTTCAGCGGCTGCGGCGAGGGCAAGCGCCGGGCCGAAGTCACCCAGTTTCCGGCCTGGGATTTCCAGGAGTACCCCCGCATCCTGGTCGTGCCGATCAAGGCGGCCGACAAAAACGCGCGCGCCGCGGCGGAGCGCGCCACCGGCGTGCTGGTCGATCAGTTGGCGGCCAGCGGGGCGTTCGAAGTGCTCTCCGCCGCCGAGCGCGCCGCGATTCTCAAGGAACAGGACCTGTCGCGGCTCGAGGACGTGGCCGACGCCGACACGGCCATCCCGGCCGGGAAAATCAAGACCGCTCAGGCGCTCGTCGTCGGCCAGATCACCACATGGCAGACTGACGTGCAGCAGCAGCAGCAGCAGGTGCCGCGGTACGCACGCGCCCGCAACGGCCGCATCGTGCGCGACGCCCGCACGCATCAGCCCGTCGTCACGGGATACGATGTGTATGTCTCCGTGCGGCACGTCGCCCGCGTCGCCGGCTCGCTGCAGGTCATCGACACGGCCACGGGCAAGGTGCTGCTCTCGCATAGCGTGGCGCCGATCGAGCTCGAGGACCACGGCCGCGGTGGTCCGCCGTCGCAATCGCCTCAGGATCTGGCCCTGCAGGCGACGCTGGAGATGGCGACCGAGTTCGCCAAGCGCGTCGCGCCGCAGCGGATCGCGGTCAAGCTGAGCGGCAAGAATCTGTTCGTCGCGACCGAATACTACGAAGGCCGCTACGAGGACACGAAGAAACTCCCCGCGTCGCTCTCGAATTTCCTGCTGGTGGTCTCCAACCTGCCGCGCGAGTGCGACCGCAACGACTTCCGCGTCGAGATCACCGCCGTCGACGGGCGCGAGACCCTGTTCCAGGAGCAATTCACGTGGTCCCATAGCTGGGGCGTGCGCGGGCGGGCCTGCGAAGTGCCGATTTCCGTGCTGGAAGCCAGTGGCGCGACGGCATTCAGCGCCAAGCTCTACAGCGCCGGCGACGACGCGCCGATTCTCAAGACGGAATTCCGCCTCGAAGTGCCCAAGGGCGCCAAACGCAAATCGAAGGAAGAGGCGTAG
- a CDS encoding Beta propeller domain protein, with amino-acid sequence MSCISAFLRLRDALVLLALAALALPAGMGGCAPGTDLFSAAGALNEDTAAAPDQAGPRDIQQDQNDAQNVDLAREVEEADIVKLEEGFFYIANPYRGLRIIDATNADSPVLAGGVAVGGRGVELFLRDNRVFLFTAADFYNCAGRPVGFVEGEFDALLTPDYNGSRLWVIDVTDKTTPTIEEQFDFPGFVKATRRVGDVIYAVGNAVPGFDDNQNDNADNSNDNGGDNTNDNADNTNANDNNANSNDNGADNANANDNAGENSADDPVVFEPIDPALATSVFVTSISIADLADIHAVETDSFDGNSLDVQVGENALYVLGDDAADFGNTLVSYVDISDPAGQIMRRDQFRVPGTVRNRFFADEFEGVFRIVTEAFNEFDFLTAVALYTYDVSNPDQVTRLAKLPIVANESLRAVRFDGPRGYAVTFQQIDPLFVLDLADPAAPKVSGSLEVPGYSTHIVPMGDRLVAVGFDNTEGVRPAVALYDVSDPAAPTQLSRIIVGDAWTGSTSSEATVDEKALQVLEDAKLILLPFSTTDFETGGYVDSLQLIDLGADELKALGTVSHRGLVRRSGLIDGRLWVLSDIAFQTVDIGDPAAAATLKEIEIISEQDLLDAGLQNCVDSARFRGFPVEFFGFGFFGDDVVFGDTCWPFSIALPGLSLVGMWVAKRK; translated from the coding sequence ATGAGTTGCATTTCGGCTTTTCTTCGTTTGCGCGATGCGCTCGTACTTCTCGCGCTGGCGGCCTTAGCGCTGCCAGCGGGCATGGGCGGCTGCGCTCCCGGTACAGATCTGTTTAGCGCCGCGGGCGCGCTCAACGAGGACACGGCCGCCGCCCCGGACCAGGCCGGCCCGCGCGACATCCAGCAGGATCAGAATGACGCGCAAAACGTCGACCTGGCCCGCGAAGTCGAGGAAGCCGACATCGTCAAGCTCGAAGAGGGCTTCTTCTACATCGCTAATCCCTACCGCGGCCTGCGGATCATCGACGCCACCAACGCCGACTCACCGGTGCTCGCCGGCGGCGTGGCGGTTGGGGGGCGCGGCGTCGAGCTGTTCCTGCGCGACAACCGCGTCTTTCTCTTCACCGCGGCGGATTTCTACAACTGCGCCGGCCGGCCGGTCGGATTCGTCGAAGGCGAGTTCGACGCGCTGCTCACGCCCGACTACAACGGCAGCCGGCTGTGGGTCATCGACGTCACCGACAAGACGACGCCGACGATCGAGGAGCAGTTCGACTTTCCGGGCTTCGTAAAGGCGACGCGCCGCGTGGGCGACGTCATCTATGCCGTCGGAAACGCCGTCCCTGGCTTTGACGACAATCAGAACGACAACGCCGACAACAGCAACGACAACGGCGGCGATAACACAAACGACAACGCGGACAACACGAACGCCAACGACAACAACGCGAATTCGAACGACAACGGCGCCGACAACGCGAACGCCAATGACAACGCCGGCGAAAACTCGGCAGACGATCCGGTCGTGTTCGAGCCGATCGACCCGGCGCTGGCCACTTCCGTCTTCGTGACCTCGATCAGCATCGCCGACCTGGCCGACATCCACGCGGTCGAGACCGACTCCTTCGACGGCAATTCGCTCGACGTGCAGGTCGGCGAGAACGCGCTGTATGTGCTGGGCGACGATGCGGCCGACTTCGGCAACACGCTGGTCTCGTATGTCGATATCAGCGATCCCGCCGGCCAGATCATGCGCCGCGACCAGTTCCGCGTGCCCGGCACAGTCCGCAACCGCTTCTTCGCGGACGAGTTCGAGGGCGTCTTCCGCATCGTGACCGAGGCCTTCAACGAGTTCGATTTCCTGACCGCGGTCGCGCTCTACACCTACGACGTCAGCAATCCCGACCAGGTCACGCGCCTGGCCAAGCTGCCGATCGTCGCCAACGAGAGCCTGCGCGCGGTGCGCTTCGACGGCCCGCGCGGCTACGCCGTCACCTTCCAGCAGATTGACCCGCTGTTCGTGCTCGACCTGGCCGACCCGGCGGCGCCGAAGGTGAGCGGCAGCCTGGAGGTCCCCGGCTACAGCACGCACATCGTCCCCATGGGCGACCGCCTGGTCGCCGTCGGCTTCGACAACACCGAGGGTGTTCGGCCCGCCGTCGCACTCTATGACGTTTCCGATCCCGCCGCGCCGACGCAGCTCTCGCGCATCATCGTCGGGGACGCCTGGACCGGCAGCACGTCTTCCGAGGCGACCGTGGACGAAAAGGCGCTGCAGGTGCTCGAAGACGCCAAGCTCATCCTGCTGCCCTTCTCGACCACCGATTTCGAGACCGGCGGTTACGTCGATTCGCTGCAGCTCATCGATCTCGGCGCCGATGAGCTGAAGGCGCTGGGCACTGTCAGCCATCGCGGACTGGTCCGCCGCTCCGGCCTGATCGACGGCCGGCTCTGGGTGCTCTCCGACATCGCCTTCCAGACGGTGGACATCGGCGATCCGGCGGCGGCCGCGACGCTGAAGGAGATCGAGATCATCAGCGAGCAGGATCTGCTCGACGCCGGCCTTCAGAACTGCGTCGATTCTGCCCGCTTCCGCGGGTTTCCGGTCGAGTTCTTCGGGTTTGGGTTCTTCGGCGACGACGTGGTTTTCGGCGACACGTGCTGGCCGTTCTCGATCGCGCTGCCGGGGCTGAGCCTGGTTGGGATGTGGGTGGCCAAGAGGAAGTAG
- the carA gene encoding Carbamoyl-phosphate synthase small chain, whose amino-acid sequence MSQAARLVLADGSVFHGQAFGAAATRGGEVVFNTAHSGYQEIITDPSYCGQIVCMTAVQQGNYGVNDEDDESDRPLIEGFAIRELSPVASNYRSRRTLDAWLKACGIPGISGVNTRELTLRLRVEGAINGVISTRDESDETLLEMARGLPSMAGLDLVRRVATGKTVAWERGFEGDLAPAAPPRPIDRHVVAIDCGMKRNILRNLVHIGCRVTVVPPTTPAEAIREMKPDGVFLSNGPGDPQPVTYVQETIRDLSRDTPIFGICLGHQLLALALGAETYKLRFGHHGCNHPVRNMRTGRVEITSQNHGFAVSPQSMARVGLELTHQNLYDQTVEGFRHRELPLFAVQYHPEAAPGPHDAAYLFGEFREMMGGDELRVASSE is encoded by the coding sequence TTGTCCCAAGCAGCCCGACTGGTTCTTGCTGACGGATCCGTCTTTCACGGCCAGGCTTTCGGCGCCGCCGCCACGCGCGGCGGCGAGGTGGTCTTCAACACCGCCCACAGCGGCTACCAGGAAATCATCACCGATCCTTCGTACTGCGGACAGATCGTCTGCATGACGGCCGTGCAGCAGGGCAACTACGGCGTCAATGACGAGGACGACGAATCGGACCGCCCGCTGATCGAGGGTTTCGCGATCCGCGAGCTGTCGCCGGTTGCGTCCAACTACCGCAGCCGCCGAACGCTCGACGCGTGGTTGAAGGCGTGCGGCATCCCCGGCATCAGCGGCGTGAACACGCGCGAGCTGACACTGCGGCTGCGGGTGGAAGGGGCGATCAACGGCGTAATTTCGACGCGCGATGAATCGGACGAGACGCTGCTGGAAATGGCGCGGGGGCTGCCGTCGATGGCGGGGCTGGACCTGGTCCGGCGAGTCGCGACCGGCAAGACGGTCGCGTGGGAGCGCGGCTTCGAAGGCGACCTGGCGCCCGCGGCGCCGCCGCGTCCGATTGACAGGCACGTGGTGGCGATCGACTGCGGGATGAAGCGGAATATCCTGCGAAACCTGGTGCACATCGGCTGCCGCGTGACGGTCGTGCCGCCCACGACGCCGGCGGAGGCGATTCGCGAGATGAAGCCGGACGGGGTTTTCCTGAGCAACGGTCCGGGCGATCCGCAGCCGGTGACGTACGTGCAGGAGACGATTCGCGACCTGTCGCGCGACACGCCGATTTTTGGAATCTGCCTGGGGCACCAGCTTCTGGCGCTGGCGCTGGGGGCCGAGACGTACAAGCTGCGCTTCGGCCATCACGGTTGCAATCACCCGGTGCGGAACATGCGGACCGGGCGGGTCGAGATCACATCGCAGAATCACGGCTTCGCGGTCTCGCCGCAGAGCATGGCGAGGGTGGGGCTGGAGCTGACGCACCAGAATCTGTATGACCAGACGGTCGAGGGCTTCCGCCATCGCGAGCTGCCGCTGTTTGCGGTGCAGTACCATCCGGAAGCGGCCCCGGGTCCGCACGACGCGGCGTATTTGTTTGGGGAATTCCGCGAGATGATGGGGGGGGACGAGTTAAGAGTAGCGAGTAGCGAGTAG
- the stkP_2 gene encoding Serine/threonine-protein kinase StkP, whose product MTQPQAKLTDEQYLDAAFDRIVAAFEEGQSPRLDELLAARPHLRSQLDELLQLAEQITLSPRRSWPHIRGYRILSELGRGGMGCVYLAQQERLGDRPVALKVLPDAAALSPRARERFLSEARAIARVRHANVVAIHDVVQQDGLLAYAMEWVDGCTLAQWIVEQGSGTKGSRDREKKGSRDQGIKGSSEDVGQRALDPFIPRSLDPFFPLDPSPTAFICRLGVAIARALAAVHAAGLLHRDVKPGNILIRRDGTPLLSDFGLVRDTDATLTQPGSFAGTPAYAAPEQLRGESDKLDARSDVYALGVTLYHALARRLPFSASTPDAILRQVESGRITPLRKLNNRVPLDLDTIISKAIDADPQRRYPSAAELADDLERLLNLQPIRARPASLLTRTIKLARRNRASLVGLLLGAGGAVALSLLLVVYFFWVPRWVAQHTREARLALLDPHQQTQLFNALFFYDQSVHAPDVRAVALEGLDEALGAYARALRLRPWNDAIRCERDVVRLAYETVAAARRSPDSMQSAHVDRPESVAEASVRPCCREYSRRLLATGTHAPAAELRLDERSADELRDLGLLAYLLLDLQTAIAAWAQLDRHCDADALVDAAIGQAFLLLDQPARAYPRLRAANEVFPHVGFLTTALADAALQCGDFDKAGRLIAQARGMSRLPGMDGLERIEARQLAATGQDDLARRKFEWLLSPGHGSVVAQVDYARFFAARGEHAKAVRQYAAVIRSKDVQNRRVHMEFTGAMDRWWASLSCRERRQVIRGALDEASTDPRSFVVLLREYVAAAALEDGAARSRSGSVATAGLRPRRDAAPRGWRPWLHPDAGTRFSAQSAALSASDSSPSLETREMVSLSVLARRMEVSDMSFWSALQAYPAFAKDALTAVWLAPRSAAPARWLQAAVGLESRVRSRVRAALAACALSAALASMSPGGTFSYAPNLGTLPEAQGWTRHDNPPGSSPEPAVVGGALHQGPTAYSGGQNWDNVSVPIDFDLGFSLDMQLDVVSSTYNGINSTGYAFGVVDAQQRWFVIGISSSGVFVGNTQNWTGTPFTPFNTMGQHAYQFAVTGGTGVLLIDTTPIASLAVGSPTSYPPNQVWFGDGTSYGSSETYLGGLTYTAFVLGDMNCDGTVNVLDINPFVLALSDPAEYMNQHSSCNIANGDINDDGNVDVLDINPFVALLSGG is encoded by the coding sequence ATGACGCAGCCGCAGGCCAAGCTGACTGATGAGCAATACCTCGACGCCGCATTCGATCGAATCGTTGCGGCGTTCGAAGAGGGACAGTCTCCGCGCCTCGACGAACTGCTCGCCGCCCGCCCGCATTTGCGCAGCCAGCTCGACGAACTCCTGCAGCTTGCCGAGCAGATCACGCTCAGCCCGCGCCGCTCGTGGCCGCACATCCGCGGCTATCGCATCCTCTCCGAACTCGGCCGCGGCGGCATGGGCTGCGTCTACCTCGCCCAGCAGGAGCGGCTGGGCGACCGTCCGGTCGCGCTCAAGGTGCTGCCCGACGCGGCCGCCCTCTCGCCCCGCGCCCGCGAGCGTTTCCTGAGCGAAGCGCGGGCCATCGCGAGGGTGCGGCACGCCAACGTCGTCGCGATTCACGACGTGGTGCAGCAGGACGGCCTGCTGGCGTACGCGATGGAGTGGGTCGACGGCTGCACGCTGGCGCAGTGGATCGTCGAACAAGGATCGGGAACGAAGGGATCGAGAGATCGGGAGAAGAAGGGATCGAGGGATCAAGGGATCAAGGGATCAAGCGAGGATGTCGGCCAGCGCGCCCTTGATCCCTTTATCCCTAGATCCCTTGATCCCTTTTTTCCCCTTGATCCCTCTCCGACCGCATTCATCTGCCGTCTCGGCGTCGCCATCGCCCGCGCCCTGGCCGCCGTCCACGCCGCCGGCCTGCTGCATCGCGACGTGAAGCCCGGCAACATCCTGATCCGCCGCGACGGCACGCCGCTGCTGTCGGATTTCGGCCTGGTGCGTGACACCGACGCAACGCTGACGCAGCCCGGCAGTTTCGCCGGAACGCCGGCGTACGCGGCCCCCGAGCAGCTTCGCGGCGAGAGCGACAAGCTCGACGCGCGCAGCGACGTGTACGCGCTGGGCGTGACGCTCTACCACGCCCTGGCCCGTCGCCTGCCTTTCAGCGCCTCGACGCCCGACGCCATCCTGCGCCAGGTCGAATCCGGCCGCATCACGCCGCTGCGCAAGCTGAACAACCGCGTGCCGCTTGATCTGGACACCATCATCAGCAAGGCGATCGACGCGGACCCACAGCGCCGCTACCCGTCCGCCGCCGAGCTGGCCGACGATCTCGAACGGCTGCTCAACCTCCAGCCGATCCGCGCCCGGCCCGCCAGCTTGCTGACGCGCACGATCAAGCTCGCCCGCCGCAACCGTGCCTCGTTGGTCGGGCTGCTGCTGGGGGCCGGCGGGGCGGTGGCGCTTTCTCTCCTTCTGGTCGTGTACTTCTTCTGGGTCCCGCGCTGGGTGGCGCAGCACACGCGCGAGGCGCGGCTGGCGCTGCTCGATCCACACCAGCAGACCCAGCTCTTCAACGCGCTGTTCTTCTATGACCAGAGCGTCCATGCACCGGATGTCCGCGCCGTGGCGCTCGAGGGGCTCGACGAAGCGCTGGGCGCCTACGCGCGGGCGCTGCGGCTGCGGCCCTGGAACGACGCGATCCGGTGCGAACGCGACGTCGTCCGCCTGGCGTACGAGACAGTGGCGGCGGCGCGGCGCAGCCCGGATTCGATGCAGTCCGCGCACGTTGACCGGCCCGAATCCGTAGCCGAGGCCTCGGTGCGACCGTGCTGTCGCGAGTACTCCCGGCGCCTGCTCGCAACGGGCACGCACGCGCCGGCGGCCGAGCTGCGACTCGACGAGCGGTCGGCCGACGAGCTGCGCGATCTGGGACTGCTGGCGTACCTGCTGCTCGATCTCCAGACGGCGATCGCCGCGTGGGCGCAGCTTGACCGCCACTGCGACGCCGACGCGCTCGTCGACGCCGCTATCGGGCAGGCGTTCCTCCTCTTGGACCAGCCCGCGCGGGCCTATCCGCGGCTGCGGGCGGCGAACGAGGTCTTTCCGCATGTGGGGTTCCTGACGACCGCGCTGGCGGATGCGGCGCTCCAGTGCGGCGACTTTGATAAGGCTGGGCGGCTGATTGCGCAAGCCCGGGGGATGAGCCGTTTGCCGGGAATGGACGGGCTGGAACGGATCGAGGCCCGCCAGTTGGCGGCGACGGGCCAGGATGACCTGGCGCGCCGGAAGTTCGAATGGCTGCTATCACCCGGACACGGGTCAGTTGTCGCGCAGGTTGACTACGCCCGGTTCTTCGCGGCGCGCGGCGAACATGCGAAGGCGGTGCGGCAATACGCCGCCGTCATACGCAGCAAAGACGTACAGAATCGCAGGGTTCACATGGAATTCACCGGGGCGATGGATCGGTGGTGGGCAAGCCTGTCGTGTCGGGAGCGGCGGCAGGTCATACGTGGCGCGCTCGACGAGGCGTCGACCGATCCGCGCTCGTTCGTCGTCCTTCTGCGCGAGTACGTGGCCGCAGCCGCGCTCGAGGACGGCGCGGCACGCTCGCGCAGCGGCTCTGTCGCCACTGCGGGGCTTCGACCGAGGCGCGACGCCGCGCCCCGGGGGTGGCGCCCGTGGCTGCATCCTGACGCCGGTACGCGGTTTTCGGCCCAATCCGCGGCGCTTTCGGCGTCCGATTCCTCTCCATCTCTTGAGACGAGGGAGATGGTCTCCCTCAGTGTTCTGGCTCGGCGAATGGAGGTTTCGGACATGTCTTTCTGGAGCGCACTTCAGGCGTACCCGGCGTTTGCCAAGGATGCCCTGACCGCCGTGTGGCTCGCGCCGCGGTCGGCGGCGCCGGCGCGTTGGCTGCAGGCCGCCGTCGGTCTCGAATCTCGGGTTCGCAGTCGGGTGCGCGCGGCGCTGGCCGCTTGCGCGCTGTCGGCGGCGCTCGCGTCCATGAGCCCCGGTGGGACGTTCAGCTACGCACCCAACCTGGGAACCCTACCGGAGGCCCAGGGCTGGACGCGTCACGACAACCCGCCGGGGTCATCGCCCGAGCCCGCGGTCGTGGGTGGCGCGCTGCACCAGGGGCCGACGGCATACTCCGGGGGCCAAAACTGGGACAACGTCTCCGTCCCCATCGACTTCGACCTCGGATTCTCGCTCGATATGCAGCTCGACGTTGTTTCATCGACCTACAACGGGATCAACAGCACCGGCTACGCTTTCGGCGTCGTCGACGCTCAGCAGCGCTGGTTCGTCATCGGCATCAGTTCCAGCGGCGTCTTCGTCGGAAATACACAGAATTGGACCGGCACGCCATTCACCCCGTTCAATACCATGGGCCAGCATGCGTACCAGTTTGCCGTTACCGGCGGCACGGGCGTGCTCTTGATCGACACGACGCCGATCGCGTCGCTGGCGGTCGGGTCACCCACGAGCTACCCACCGAACCAAGTCTGGTTCGGCGATGGGACGAGCTACGGCTCCAGCGAGACGTATCTCGGCGGCCTCACGTACACCGCCTTTGTGCTGGGCGACATGAACTGCGACGGCACCGTGAACGTGCTCGACATCAACCCCTTCGTCCTGGCCCTGTCCGACCCAGCCGAGTACATGAACCAGCACTCGAGCTGCAACATCGCCAACGGCGACATCAACGACGACGGCAACGTCGATGTCCTCGACATCAACCCCTTCGTCGCCCTGCTCTCCGGCGGCTGA
- a CDS encoding RNA polymerase sigma factor, giving the protein MVHMFRSTDNPLTSDSPQVWDQLIDAVGPAALLVVIDSRMSTALRRSLTPEDVFQEALLHAWRDRAACEWRGVKSFRNWLLSIIDNRIRDLSEAASAAKRGNGRTPVGLADLRPPGQSTAGPLEPAGTTTPSRVAIYREQAAAIRAAVDSLPPELGEVLRLRLLEQLSVEETAERLQIGEAAVRHRFRKAAALYRERLAAEWRERSETLSRAASADAPGDALRDGPKSSP; this is encoded by the coding sequence ATGGTGCACATGTTCCGCTCGACCGACAACCCGCTCACGTCCGACTCGCCGCAGGTCTGGGATCAGCTGATCGACGCGGTCGGCCCGGCGGCGCTGCTGGTGGTGATCGATTCGCGCATGAGCACCGCCCTGCGCCGCAGCCTGACGCCCGAAGACGTCTTCCAGGAAGCCCTGCTCCACGCCTGGCGCGACCGGGCCGCTTGCGAGTGGCGCGGCGTCAAGAGCTTTCGCAACTGGCTGCTCAGCATCATCGACAACCGAATCCGCGATCTGTCCGAAGCCGCTTCCGCCGCCAAGCGCGGCAACGGACGCACACCGGTCGGCCTGGCCGACCTGCGCCCGCCCGGCCAAAGCACCGCCGGGCCGCTCGAACCCGCCGGAACGACGACACCCAGCCGCGTCGCGATCTACCGCGAGCAGGCCGCCGCCATTCGCGCCGCGGTCGATTCGCTTCCGCCGGAGCTGGGCGAGGTTCTGCGGCTGCGGCTGCTGGAGCAGCTTTCGGTTGAGGAAACTGCGGAGCGCTTACAGATCGGCGAGGCCGCCGTGCGACATCGGTTCCGCAAGGCGGCGGCGCTGTACCGTGAGCGGCTTGCCGCCGAGTGGCGCGAGCGGTCGGAGACTCTCTCGCGGGCGGCTTCAGCGGACGCACCTGGCGACGCGCTCCGCGACGGACCGAAATCCTCTCCGTAG